From one Gracilibacillus salinarum genomic stretch:
- a CDS encoding DUF4367 domain-containing protein, with protein MKYWLYTMTAMMTFFLLIGCNAQSAVPEGYYTYEKDKVEQAVQSLNFNPELPSFVPIVADILVTDSFYFKDLNNQAFDITIFTNANDIFTIQLINGELKEAEADFESVALNDSLEGYYQDHSYSKTLKWEKDDITYQIIYRPSESNISKEQLVKVAQSFDAL; from the coding sequence ATGAAATATTGGCTATACACAATGACAGCAATGATGACTTTTTTTCTGCTAATTGGCTGTAATGCCCAATCAGCGGTACCTGAAGGATACTATACATATGAGAAAGACAAAGTGGAACAAGCTGTTCAATCGTTGAATTTTAATCCCGAATTACCTTCTTTTGTGCCGATAGTAGCCGATATACTTGTTACCGACAGTTTCTATTTTAAAGATCTGAATAACCAAGCTTTTGATATCACAATTTTTACGAACGCTAATGATATCTTTACCATACAACTGATAAATGGTGAGTTGAAAGAGGCGGAAGCTGATTTTGAATCCGTTGCACTGAATGATTCATTAGAGGGTTATTATCAGGATCACTCTTATTCCAAAACGTTAAAATGGGAAAAAGATGATATTACGTACCAAATTATTTACCGGCCAAGTGAATCTAATATTTCTAAGGAGCAGTTAGTTAAAGTAGCCCAATCTTTTGATGCCTTATAA
- a CDS encoding ArsR/SmtB family transcription factor: MNGNMDSIFKALSDSTRRLILDELSERNELTLYELTARLIMKHDLSISRQAIAKHLAVLEDAGLVISKRQGKYRVIIFNNEPLKNLLDRWVD; the protein is encoded by the coding sequence ATGAATGGGAACATGGACTCTATCTTCAAAGCACTTAGTGATTCAACTCGAAGACTAATATTAGACGAATTATCCGAACGTAACGAACTGACATTGTATGAACTTACAGCACGTCTTATAATGAAGCACGATCTATCCATTTCGAGACAAGCAATAGCAAAACACCTTGCTGTATTAGAAGATGCTGGACTCGTTATATCAAAACGACAGGGAAAATATCGAGTCATTATCTTTAACAATGAACCACTTAAAAATTTATTAGATAGGTGGGTGGATTAA
- a CDS encoding aldo/keto reductase, whose product MSLRTTRKLNNGTEIPAIGLGVYKAEAGEEVYQAVKSALELGYRHIDTASLYGNEEGVGQAIKDSDVPREEIFVTTKVWNDEQGYEKTKAAFTHSLERLQMDYVDLYLVHWPVPGKFKETYQALEEIYRDGKAKAIGVSNFEPHHLEELLETAEVKPVVNQVELHPQLQQQAVREFCDKHNILVEAWAPLGKARYFDHEVLQKLANKYNKKPSQIIVRWQYQSGIITIPKSVHKERQRENVDIFDFELTEQDMNAMKTIDANNRLGAHPDEFDYGV is encoded by the coding sequence ATGAGCTTACGTACAACCAGGAAATTGAATAATGGAACAGAGATTCCTGCGATTGGCTTAGGTGTATATAAAGCTGAAGCAGGGGAAGAAGTCTATCAAGCTGTTAAATCTGCCTTGGAGTTAGGATACCGTCATATCGATACCGCTTCTTTATATGGTAATGAAGAAGGTGTTGGCCAGGCGATTAAAGACAGTGATGTACCACGCGAAGAAATTTTTGTCACGACAAAGGTTTGGAATGATGAGCAAGGTTATGAGAAAACTAAAGCAGCCTTTACTCACAGTTTAGAACGTCTGCAAATGGATTACGTCGATCTTTATTTAGTGCACTGGCCAGTACCGGGAAAATTTAAAGAGACCTATCAAGCGTTAGAGGAAATTTACCGTGACGGCAAGGCAAAAGCAATTGGCGTTAGTAACTTCGAACCTCACCATTTAGAAGAATTGCTCGAAACAGCTGAGGTAAAACCTGTCGTCAATCAAGTGGAATTGCATCCGCAGCTGCAGCAACAAGCCGTACGAGAATTTTGTGACAAACACAATATTCTTGTGGAAGCCTGGGCACCTTTAGGTAAAGCGCGCTACTTCGATCATGAAGTATTGCAGAAACTAGCAAACAAATATAATAAAAAGCCTTCACAAATTATTGTCCGCTGGCAATATCAGAGTGGTATCATTACGATACCGAAGTCTGTACACAAAGAACGCCAGCGCGAAAACGTTGATATTTTTGATTTTGAATTAACAGAACAAGATATGAACGCAATGAAAACGATCGATGCCAACAATCGCCTTGGAGCACATCCAGACGAATTTGATTATGGCGTATAA
- a CDS encoding VOC family protein, with product MDIIVTSIFVEDQDKALNFYTETLGFVKKHDVPAGGARWITVVSPNEQNGTELLLEPNGHPAAKEYQEKLFADGIPVTMFGVEAIQEEYERLLKNGVTFTMKPTDMGDITLAVFDDTCGNLIQIIQQ from the coding sequence ATGGATATTATTGTTACCAGTATATTCGTAGAGGATCAAGACAAAGCACTGAATTTTTATACGGAAACCCTCGGCTTTGTAAAGAAACATGACGTTCCTGCTGGAGGGGCAAGATGGATTACTGTCGTTTCACCAAATGAACAAAACGGTACAGAGCTCTTACTCGAACCTAATGGACACCCAGCTGCAAAAGAATATCAAGAGAAACTATTCGCAGACGGCATCCCTGTAACGATGTTTGGCGTAGAAGCTATTCAAGAGGAGTATGAACGTTTACTAAAAAATGGTGTGACGTTCACAATGAAACCAACAGATATGGGCGATATCACGTTAGCCGTATTTGACGATACATGTGGCAATCTCATTCAAATCATACAGCAGTAA
- a CDS encoding anti-sigma-I factor RsgI family protein: MKKGIVVEHRSRYTIVMDKHGVFHKAVPIKQIEIGMETFFHEKKSFWHQVCMLFKGSRWKIAPMALVCLLLLSPLYILVTEDQAYAVVSIDINPSLNVTIDENYRIIDVDPINDDAKQLMQSLNVENHTITSLTDEILDAIKQTGGELETGRPMLMAVSFYNGKADEQFEAQLNNHFQSLGYQVAIYEVPEALRTEAESEHVSMNELAAKTITAGSDSDDNVDTVDSEKDISASSIDEDEKQIIENYYNENKADTTETDDESTGTTQEKQTEVEDMDATAKQEEVVISVPESKSDEEEQEQKKQEEEQKDEKQLEKAKEKAQKQQEKAKEKAEKQQEKQEEKWRKQQEKEEKKRQQQTKKQSKKEKDFSEKENYFNNNKSDQWKKRNYWKEKQEDNKNKWQDRSESKKEKGYREKRNHFNYKEHHKQ; this comes from the coding sequence GTGAAAAAAGGAATTGTTGTGGAACATCGATCACGTTATACAATCGTGATGGACAAGCATGGGGTGTTCCACAAAGCAGTACCAATTAAGCAAATAGAAATTGGTATGGAGACCTTTTTCCATGAAAAAAAGTCTTTTTGGCATCAAGTTTGTATGTTGTTTAAAGGATCAAGATGGAAAATAGCGCCAATGGCATTGGTCTGTTTGCTGCTATTAAGTCCTTTATACATATTGGTTACAGAAGATCAGGCATATGCCGTAGTAAGTATTGATATTAATCCAAGTTTGAATGTAACAATCGATGAGAATTATCGGATTATAGATGTCGATCCGATTAATGATGATGCCAAACAACTAATGCAAAGTTTAAATGTGGAAAACCATACCATTACATCATTAACAGATGAAATACTTGATGCGATCAAGCAAACAGGTGGGGAACTTGAGACGGGACGCCCGATGCTGATGGCTGTCAGTTTCTATAATGGGAAAGCGGATGAACAATTTGAAGCTCAGTTAAACAATCATTTTCAATCATTGGGTTATCAGGTTGCAATCTATGAAGTGCCAGAAGCACTGCGGACAGAGGCGGAATCTGAGCATGTCTCGATGAATGAACTAGCAGCCAAGACTATTACTGCCGGAAGCGATTCTGATGATAACGTTGACACAGTTGATTCGGAAAAAGACATATCTGCGTCCTCTATCGATGAAGATGAGAAACAAATCATTGAAAATTATTATAATGAAAATAAAGCGGATACGACTGAAACGGATGATGAATCGACTGGAACTACTCAAGAGAAGCAAACGGAAGTCGAAGATATGGATGCAACAGCTAAGCAGGAAGAGGTAGTAATAAGCGTACCCGAAAGTAAAAGTGACGAAGAAGAGCAGGAACAAAAGAAGCAGGAAGAAGAGCAAAAAGATGAAAAACAACTAGAAAAGGCTAAAGAAAAGGCACAAAAACAGCAAGAGAAAGCTAAGGAAAAAGCCGAAAAGCAGCAGGAAAAGCAAGAGGAAAAATGGCGAAAACAGCAAGAAAAAGAAGAGAAGAAAAGGCAGCAACAGACTAAAAAGCAGTCCAAAAAAGAAAAAGATTTTTCTGAAAAAGAGAACTATTTCAACAATAATAAATCCGATCAATGGAAGAAGAGGAATTATTGGAAAGAGAAACAAGAAGATAATAAGAACAAATGGCAAGATCGTTCAGAATCTAAAAAAGAAAAAGGTTATAGAGAAAAGCGCAATCATTTTAATTATAAGGAACATCATAAACAATAA
- the sigI gene encoding RNA polymerase sigma-I factor, with amino-acid sequence MLESQLIDREYRLEDDIERIQRGDERLRNEIIKAYQPFIAKCVSEVCKRYIKRQNDEFSVGMIAFNDAIGMYSREKGASFLAFAQVIIKRKVIDYIRKEQRQYMYPSLDANDDEELEETPIQISEAKKIFQLEQESWYRKQEIMELSKQLQDYKISFAELTVISPKHRDARESAVSAAKILVDDDTLKEYVLRKKRVPIKKLLKVVPVSKKTLERNRKYILTVFIILTGDYIYLREYLEGVDL; translated from the coding sequence ATGTTAGAAAGCCAGTTAATCGATAGAGAATATAGATTAGAAGACGATATTGAACGGATACAGCGGGGTGATGAACGCTTACGAAACGAAATAATTAAAGCATACCAACCGTTTATTGCAAAGTGTGTATCAGAGGTCTGCAAAAGATATATTAAGCGACAAAACGATGAGTTTAGTGTAGGAATGATCGCGTTCAATGATGCAATTGGAATGTATTCACGGGAGAAAGGTGCTTCGTTTTTAGCATTTGCACAAGTCATTATCAAACGAAAAGTAATCGACTACATAAGAAAAGAACAAAGACAATATATGTACCCGTCTTTGGATGCGAATGATGACGAAGAACTTGAAGAGACGCCGATTCAAATCTCCGAGGCGAAGAAAATATTTCAATTGGAACAGGAATCGTGGTATCGTAAACAGGAAATCATGGAATTGTCGAAACAGTTGCAAGATTATAAAATATCATTTGCAGAATTAACGGTCATTTCTCCGAAACACCGTGATGCACGTGAGTCGGCAGTAAGTGCAGCGAAGATTTTAGTAGATGATGATACGTTAAAAGAATATGTGTTACGCAAGAAAAGAGTGCCAATTAAAAAATTGCTAAAAGTAGTACCTGTGAGTAAAAAAACGTTAGAACGTAATCGTAAGTATATTTTAACCGTTTTTATCATTCTTACGGGTGATTATATCTACTTAAGAGAATACCTTGAGGGGGTAGATCTGTGA
- a CDS encoding glycoside hydrolase family 43 protein: MKIQNPILTGFNPDPSICRVDDDYYIAVSTFEWFPGVGIYHSKDLKNWRLIARPLNRVSQLDMKGNPDSGGVWAPQLSYHDGLFYLIYSDLKVVSGSWKDGHNYLVTATEIDGEWSEPIYLNSSGFDPSLFHDDDGKKYLVNMKWDHRDGNHSFNGIVLQEYNPEEKRLTGKPQLIFKGTNRKLTEAPHLYKWNGYYYLLTAEGGTRFEHCATIARASELTGPYEVHPDNPLITSWPYPENDLQKAGHASIVHTQTDEWFLVHLTGRVLPKDDQPLLDPRGFCPLGRETAIQRLEWKGDWPYVVGGNQPSVEIDGPQLEEVMWEPDIPVKDDFNETQLNLHFQSLRIPLEGKIASLTERPGHLRLYGRESLTSLFTQSFIARRWQHFTFQAETKLSFRPDDFQQSAGLANYYNTGHWTTCQLTWHEEKGRMIELMTCDKGNMTQPLKGNEILVPDKVDYVYLRVNVNVHTYRYAYSFDGETWNDIPVDLYAYKISDDYIEGGGFFTGAFVGMHCQDLTGQNKYADFDYFIYQS; the protein is encoded by the coding sequence ATGAAAATACAAAATCCAATTTTAACCGGTTTTAATCCAGATCCAAGTATTTGCCGCGTTGATGATGATTATTACATTGCGGTGTCAACGTTTGAATGGTTCCCTGGAGTAGGAATTTATCATTCCAAAGATTTAAAGAACTGGCGATTAATTGCACGACCATTGAACAGAGTCAGTCAGTTAGACATGAAAGGCAATCCAGACTCAGGGGGTGTTTGGGCGCCACAATTATCGTATCATGATGGCCTATTTTATTTAATTTATTCTGATCTGAAAGTAGTGAGTGGTTCCTGGAAGGATGGCCATAATTATTTAGTGACGGCGACCGAGATTGATGGGGAATGGTCGGAACCGATTTATTTAAACAGTTCAGGTTTCGATCCATCCCTTTTTCATGATGATGATGGTAAGAAATACCTTGTTAACATGAAATGGGATCATCGTGATGGTAATCATAGTTTTAATGGTATTGTGTTACAGGAATATAATCCTGAAGAAAAAAGGTTAACAGGTAAACCGCAACTTATTTTTAAAGGAACAAATAGAAAATTAACCGAGGCACCTCATTTGTATAAATGGAATGGTTATTATTATTTATTAACAGCAGAAGGTGGTACCAGATTTGAACATTGTGCAACGATAGCACGTGCAAGCGAATTGACGGGTCCATACGAAGTTCATCCTGATAATCCATTAATCACGTCATGGCCATATCCTGAAAATGATTTACAAAAAGCAGGCCATGCCTCGATTGTTCATACCCAGACAGATGAATGGTTTCTGGTGCATTTAACTGGGAGGGTATTACCCAAGGATGATCAGCCATTACTCGATCCGAGAGGTTTTTGCCCATTAGGGAGAGAAACAGCGATTCAACGACTGGAGTGGAAAGGTGATTGGCCGTATGTTGTGGGAGGAAATCAGCCTTCTGTCGAAATTGATGGTCCGCAGCTGGAGGAAGTAATGTGGGAGCCCGATATTCCAGTAAAGGATGATTTTAATGAAACACAATTAAATCTCCATTTTCAAAGTTTGCGAATTCCATTAGAAGGAAAGATTGCTAGTTTGACAGAGAGGCCTGGGCATTTGCGTCTGTATGGCAGGGAATCATTAACCTCTTTGTTTACCCAGTCCTTCATAGCAAGAAGATGGCAGCATTTTACATTCCAAGCAGAAACAAAGCTATCATTTCGACCAGATGATTTTCAGCAATCAGCTGGTCTCGCTAATTATTACAATACTGGCCATTGGACAACTTGTCAGTTAACCTGGCATGAAGAAAAAGGGCGAATGATAGAGTTGATGACATGTGACAAAGGTAATATGACGCAACCGTTAAAAGGTAATGAAATACTTGTTCCAGACAAGGTGGATTATGTATACTTGCGCGTGAATGTCAACGTTCATACATATCGGTATGCGTATTCGTTTGACGGAGAAACATGGAATGACATTCCTGTAGATTTATATGCCTACAAAATTTCTGATGATTATATAGAGGGTGGTGGCTTCTTTACAGGAGCGTTTGTCGGGATGCATTGTCAGGATTTAACCGGACAGAATAAGTATGCTGATTTCGACTATTTTATTTATCAATCATAA
- a CDS encoding MATE family efflux transporter: MHQTTTFKEKIRLFMIILIPILITQVSMYAMNFFDTIMSGQAGASDLAGVAIGSSLWVPVQMAIVGILMAMSPIVAQLTGAKEEAKIPFTVQQGIYLAIGLGIIVTVVGLFLIDPILSLMDLESRVQHVAKYYILTIGTGMIPLFVYNLIRSYIDGLGHTRISMAIVLVSLPVNILLNYIFIFGKFGVPEFGGIGAGIASALTFLVNLILSIWIVHYVRPFRDHRIFHKLVKPSVSEWASQLRIGIPIGFSIFFEVSIFSAVTFMLSAYSTNTIAAHQAAINFASFLYMIPLSIAMSLTIAVGFEVGAKRFRDARTYSYMGILSGIVIAFLAGGIIYLLDDQVASLYSDQAEVISLTKQFLYYAIFFQFADAVGAPVQGILRGYKDVNITFWMSLVSYWLIGLPSGWLFANYTGLDAFGYWLGLIVGLSAGAITLFGRMYYLQHKLAKGAAIK; encoded by the coding sequence ATGCATCAAACGACTACTTTTAAAGAAAAAATAAGACTCTTTATGATTATACTGATTCCGATTCTAATCACGCAAGTAAGTATGTATGCGATGAATTTTTTTGACACGATTATGTCTGGTCAGGCAGGCGCCAGCGATCTTGCAGGAGTGGCAATCGGATCAAGCTTGTGGGTACCGGTACAAATGGCGATTGTCGGTATCCTGATGGCGATGTCCCCTATCGTAGCACAGTTAACAGGTGCTAAGGAAGAAGCAAAGATACCTTTCACCGTGCAACAGGGAATTTACCTCGCAATTGGCCTTGGTATCATTGTCACTGTTGTTGGATTGTTTCTAATTGATCCTATTTTATCTTTAATGGATTTAGAATCCCGTGTTCAACATGTAGCTAAATACTATATTCTTACTATAGGGACGGGTATGATTCCGTTATTCGTCTATAACCTTATTCGATCATACATCGACGGCTTAGGACATACAAGAATTTCAATGGCGATTGTACTAGTCTCTTTACCGGTCAATATTTTGCTAAATTATATTTTTATCTTTGGTAAATTTGGTGTCCCAGAGTTCGGCGGCATTGGAGCGGGTATTGCATCTGCTTTAACTTTTCTGGTCAATCTTATTCTATCGATATGGATTGTCCATTATGTCCGTCCGTTTCGTGATCACCGGATCTTTCATAAGCTGGTAAAACCTTCTGTATCAGAGTGGGCCTCACAATTACGAATAGGAATTCCAATTGGATTTTCCATCTTTTTCGAAGTCAGTATTTTTTCAGCGGTAACCTTTATGCTGAGTGCATACAGCACCAATACGATTGCTGCACACCAGGCTGCTATTAATTTTGCTTCGTTTCTATATATGATTCCGCTCAGTATAGCTATGTCTTTAACGATTGCAGTCGGCTTTGAGGTAGGTGCCAAACGTTTCCGCGATGCGCGCACCTATTCTTATATGGGAATTCTATCTGGTATCGTCATTGCTTTTCTCGCAGGTGGGATTATTTATCTGCTTGATGATCAAGTGGCAAGCCTTTATAGTGATCAAGCGGAAGTCATTTCTTTAACGAAGCAGTTCCTTTATTATGCGATATTCTTTCAATTCGCAGATGCGGTCGGAGCTCCTGTTCAAGGTATTTTACGCGGATATAAAGATGTCAACATTACCTTCTGGATGTCACTTGTTTCTTACTGGTTGATCGGCTTGCCAAGTGGTTGGCTATTTGCCAATTACACCGGACTCGATGCATTTGGCTACTGGCTCGGATTAATTGTCGGGTTATCAGCGGGAGCCATCACTTTATTTGGACGGATGTATTATTTACAACATAAATTAGCAAAAGGTGCAGCTATTAAATAG
- a CDS encoding S1C family serine protease, which produces MKRSDREDRDIIDEDLYEDLEPEEMYELVQEERQKLKEKERLASEEQKKSIFPKWAFWLIAVAMFIQVIAIIPQTFSIPAIEFIQTSAKVMQDEQVQQYREAVVVIEGADNKGTGFAISEDGYIVTNYHVIEDQRTITVAFEEQGLFDGEVVETYPDIDLALIDVEAENVPHLEIANGQQPAEIENVLFIGNPLRFNGIANKGDIIGQTTLSSWEQSVYLLDAPVYRGNSGSPVINESGKVIAVVFATQKNDEHGRVGLAVPISYIEFENLQ; this is translated from the coding sequence ATGAAGCGTTCAGACCGTGAAGATAGAGATATTATTGACGAAGATTTATATGAAGATTTAGAGCCTGAAGAAATGTATGAGCTGGTGCAGGAAGAGCGTCAAAAATTAAAAGAAAAAGAACGTCTAGCTTCAGAAGAGCAGAAGAAATCGATTTTTCCGAAATGGGCGTTTTGGCTGATTGCCGTAGCGATGTTTATTCAAGTAATCGCGATAATACCGCAGACCTTCTCGATACCGGCAATTGAATTTATCCAAACATCTGCTAAGGTAATGCAAGATGAACAAGTACAACAGTATCGTGAAGCTGTTGTGGTGATTGAAGGTGCCGATAATAAAGGCACAGGTTTTGCCATTTCAGAAGATGGGTATATAGTGACGAACTATCATGTGATTGAGGACCAGAGAACGATTACAGTTGCTTTCGAAGAACAGGGTCTTTTCGATGGTGAAGTTGTAGAGACCTATCCAGATATAGATTTAGCTCTAATTGACGTCGAAGCAGAAAACGTACCTCATCTGGAAATAGCAAACGGACAACAACCAGCTGAGATCGAAAATGTATTGTTCATTGGCAATCCGCTTCGCTTCAATGGTATTGCCAATAAGGGAGATATCATCGGGCAGACAACATTATCATCCTGGGAGCAATCCGTTTATCTGCTGGACGCTCCGGTGTATCGTGGCAATAGTGGCAGTCCGGTAATCAATGAGTCGGGAAAAGTGATCGCAGTTGTGTTTGCAACTCAAAAGAATGATGAGCATGGCAGAGTAGGTTTAGCGGTGCCGATATCTTATATTGAATTCGAAAATCTCCAGTGA
- a CDS encoding undecaprenyldiphospho-muramoylpentapeptide beta-N-acetylglucosaminyltransferase — MTTKQIIFTGGGTAGHVMVNLAIIPEFLKEGWTIDYIGSKNGIERELIEPLEGVNYHAISTGKLRRYFSKENFKDPFKVLKGTWQAHRIIGKKKPAVIFSKGGFVSVPVLVAARMRGVPAVIHESDFTPGLANKLAIPFAKKVLATFPETIDYLPKEKAEWVGAVVREELFTGNREKGLTVTGFKNNKTVLLVMGGSAGSQKINKAVREALDTLLPDFNIIHICGKDNLDEEIDREGYVQYEYVQEELRDLLALTDLVCSRAGANAIFEFLALNKPMLLIPLSRQASRGDQIVNAHSFEKQGYAHVLEEEQLSTESLITAVEQLKKEKVTIKDKMTKYRSSEAKEKVIELIKEQAQ; from the coding sequence ATGACAACGAAGCAAATTATTTTTACAGGCGGCGGAACGGCAGGACACGTAATGGTGAATCTTGCTATTATTCCAGAGTTTTTGAAAGAAGGGTGGACGATCGATTACATAGGATCGAAAAATGGTATTGAAAGAGAATTAATCGAGCCACTTGAAGGCGTGAACTATCATGCTATTTCTACGGGGAAATTACGTCGCTATTTCTCTAAGGAAAATTTTAAAGATCCGTTTAAAGTATTAAAAGGAACGTGGCAGGCCCATCGAATAATTGGCAAGAAAAAGCCGGCTGTCATTTTTTCAAAAGGTGGTTTTGTCTCGGTACCTGTACTGGTAGCAGCTCGGATGCGCGGGGTGCCAGCAGTTATCCATGAATCGGATTTCACACCAGGTTTGGCAAATAAATTGGCGATTCCATTCGCAAAAAAAGTATTAGCAACTTTTCCTGAAACGATCGATTATTTACCAAAAGAAAAAGCAGAATGGGTCGGTGCAGTCGTCCGTGAAGAGCTATTTACCGGGAACCGGGAAAAAGGATTAACTGTTACCGGATTTAAAAACAACAAAACAGTGCTATTAGTAATGGGCGGGAGTGCAGGATCCCAAAAGATTAACAAAGCAGTACGTGAAGCTCTGGATACGTTGTTACCAGATTTTAATATCATTCACATTTGCGGGAAAGACAATCTGGATGAGGAAATAGACAGAGAAGGTTATGTCCAATATGAATATGTGCAGGAAGAATTGCGAGATCTATTGGCACTTACTGATTTAGTATGCTCACGAGCAGGAGCAAACGCCATCTTTGAATTTTTGGCACTCAATAAACCGATGCTGCTGATTCCTTTGTCAAGGCAGGCAAGCAGAGGGGACCAGATCGTTAACGCTCATTCTTTTGAAAAACAAGGATATGCTCACGTTCTAGAAGAAGAACAACTGTCGACAGAATCGTTAATTACAGCGGTTGAACAGCTTAAGAAAGAAAAAGTCACGATTAAGGACAAAATGACCAAGTACCGTTCCAGTGAAGCAAAAGAAAAAGTAATCGAATTGATCAAAGAGCAAGCACAGTAA
- a CDS encoding NupC/NupG family nucleoside CNT transporter has product MGIVLGLIAIALVLAIAFAMSNNRKDINFKGIGIMLLAQLVTTWFMFKTPIGEAIINFISDVFNKLIEFGMEGVNFVVGGISIEENSTVFFFNVLLIIIFFATLLSVLTYLKILPLIIKYFGWALSKITGLPKVESFNAVNSMFFGQSEALLAIKSQFHHLNNNRLYIVSASAMGSVSASIIGAYLQMLPAQYVLVAVPLNMFSTLIIASMIAPVKIDKKDDNVDIQDVSEAKSLFEAMGNGALDGGRIALIVAAMLIAFIAALELVNWVFAAVFAGITLQEVLGYVLYPLGFLMGIAPGELLQAGSIMGTKIITNEFVAMLELQPLVGELSEKTVGIVTVFLTSFANFSSIGIIAGTVQGIDSEKGATVSKFGMKLLVGATLGSALSATMAGLFL; this is encoded by the coding sequence GTGGGGATTGTACTGGGACTAATTGCTATTGCACTTGTACTGGCTATCGCATTTGCTATGTCGAATAATCGTAAAGATATTAATTTTAAAGGCATCGGCATCATGCTGTTGGCACAATTAGTTACAACTTGGTTTATGTTTAAAACACCGATCGGTGAGGCAATTATTAACTTTATTTCGGATGTGTTTAATAAACTAATCGAATTTGGGATGGAAGGTGTTAACTTTGTAGTGGGTGGTATTTCAATTGAAGAAAATTCTACCGTGTTTTTCTTTAATGTACTGCTGATCATTATTTTCTTTGCCACTCTTTTATCTGTACTTACTTACTTAAAGATACTACCGCTCATTATTAAATACTTCGGCTGGGCTTTATCCAAAATTACCGGTCTGCCGAAAGTGGAATCATTTAACGCGGTAAACAGTATGTTTTTTGGCCAATCAGAAGCATTGTTAGCAATTAAATCACAGTTTCATCATTTAAACAACAATCGCTTATATATTGTAAGTGCGTCGGCGATGGGGTCTGTGTCCGCATCTATTATTGGTGCTTATTTACAGATGCTGCCTGCGCAGTATGTATTAGTTGCTGTGCCATTAAATATGTTTAGTACTTTAATCATTGCTTCGATGATTGCACCGGTCAAAATTGACAAAAAAGACGATAATGTTGATATTCAAGACGTATCGGAAGCAAAAAGTCTGTTTGAAGCTATGGGGAATGGTGCATTGGACGGTGGCCGAATTGCCTTAATCGTAGCAGCAATGCTTATCGCATTTATTGCAGCACTGGAATTAGTGAATTGGGTATTCGCTGCTGTATTTGCAGGAATAACATTACAAGAGGTATTAGGTTATGTGCTGTACCCGTTAGGATTTCTGATGGGAATTGCACCAGGTGAATTGTTACAAGCAGGAAGTATTATGGGAACGAAAATTATTACCAATGAATTCGTGGCAATGCTTGAGTTACAGCCGCTTGTCGGAGAGCTTTCTGAAAAAACAGTAGGTATCGTTACTGTATTTTTAACTAGCTTTGCTAACTTCAGTTCTATTGGAATTATTGCCGGTACCGTTCAGGGGATCGACAGTGAAAAAGGTGCAACCGTATCAAAATTCGGTATGAAGCTGTTAGTAGGTGCCACATTAGGTTCCGCACTATCAGCTACAATGGCTGGCTTATTCTTATAA
- a CDS encoding beta-class carbonic anhydrase: MMLLDEILEFNEKFVDEKGFERFETDKFPNKRAVIFTCMDTRLVELLPNALNLKNGDVKMVKNAGAILNDPYDSAMKSILVAIHALQADEVFVIAHHRCGMNGFDTNQFVDVMKDKGIDQKAIDSLEKAPEDWLTGFNDVNANVEQSVRIIENHPLLPEDVPVHGLVIDPATGKLDLVKKGY, translated from the coding sequence ATGATGTTATTAGACGAAATACTAGAATTTAATGAAAAGTTTGTAGATGAAAAAGGGTTTGAACGATTTGAAACCGATAAATTTCCAAATAAACGTGCAGTCATTTTTACTTGTATGGATACTCGGCTGGTAGAACTCTTGCCAAATGCACTGAATCTGAAAAATGGTGATGTCAAGATGGTTAAAAATGCAGGTGCGATCTTAAATGATCCGTATGACAGTGCAATGAAAAGTATCTTGGTAGCGATTCATGCATTACAAGCAGATGAAGTCTTTGTTATCGCTCACCATCGTTGTGGAATGAATGGATTTGATACCAATCAGTTTGTCGATGTAATGAAGGATAAAGGCATCGACCAAAAAGCGATTGACAGCTTAGAGAAAGCACCAGAAGATTGGTTAACCGGCTTTAACGACGTAAATGCTAATGTTGAACAATCCGTACGCATTATTGAAAATCACCCACTATTACCAGAAGATGTACCCGTTCACGGCCTTGTCATCGACCCAGCAACAGGAAAACTGGATCTAGTCAAAAAAGGGTATTAA